One Thermoanaerobacter pseudethanolicus ATCC 33223 DNA window includes the following coding sequences:
- a CDS encoding ABC transporter substrate-binding protein has product MKRKILSIMLTFALVFSLMAGCDTKGSNNGESNSTVTATKTVKITLLNSKGEIQAQLEEAAKVFTKENPNITVEVIPAAAGQSPFEKVTAMYASGNAPTMAMLDPGDIAKFKDKFLDLSGEKWVEDAIDWTLSVARVDGKVIAFPFAVEGYGLIYNKAVLDKAYGGNFDPSSIRTRDALEEAFKKVEAIGVKALEISPMDWSLGAHFLTIAYAAQSKDPAQVAQFLSDLKAGKVDLANNKVFNGLMDTFDMMKKYNIDKNDPLSPTYDRGPELIGKGEVGFWFMGNWAWPQIKEFDTANEQYGFIPVPISNNPGDYGNSQIAVGPSKFIGIDKTQNNAVQQDAAKKFLNWLVYSQTGQDALVNKANVIPAFKNITLEPQDPLAKSIGQYMKESNTLKLEFNTILPPDHWSKLGASMQKYLAGKIDRKGLIDEIENYWKNVQ; this is encoded by the coding sequence ATGAAAAGAAAAATTTTATCCATTATGTTGACGTTTGCATTGGTTTTTTCGCTCATGGCAGGCTGTGATACAAAAGGCAGCAATAATGGAGAAAGTAATAGTACTGTCACGGCAACAAAGACTGTAAAAATTACTTTGCTAAATTCTAAGGGGGAAATTCAGGCTCAATTAGAAGAGGCAGCTAAAGTTTTTACAAAAGAAAATCCAAATATTACTGTAGAAGTTATTCCTGCAGCGGCTGGTCAGTCACCTTTTGAAAAGGTTACCGCTATGTATGCATCTGGTAATGCACCGACAATGGCGATGCTGGATCCGGGTGATATAGCAAAATTCAAAGATAAATTTTTAGATCTAAGCGGAGAAAAATGGGTTGAGGATGCGATCGATTGGACTTTAAGTGTAGCCAGAGTAGATGGGAAGGTTATAGCATTCCCATTTGCAGTTGAAGGGTATGGGCTCATTTACAACAAAGCTGTATTAGATAAAGCTTATGGTGGAAACTTTGATCCGAGTTCTATAAGGACGAGAGATGCTTTGGAAGAAGCATTTAAAAAAGTAGAAGCAATTGGTGTCAAAGCTTTAGAAATTTCTCCAATGGATTGGTCTTTAGGCGCACACTTTCTGACAATAGCGTATGCTGCTCAATCGAAAGATCCTGCACAAGTAGCTCAATTTTTATCAGACTTAAAAGCTGGAAAAGTTGATTTGGCAAATAACAAAGTGTTTAATGGTTTAATGGATACTTTTGACATGATGAAAAAGTACAACATAGATAAAAATGATCCATTATCTCCGACTTATGATAGAGGACCAGAGCTTATTGGTAAAGGTGAAGTTGGATTTTGGTTTATGGGAAATTGGGCATGGCCACAGATAAAAGAATTTGATACTGCAAATGAACAATACGGCTTTATACCTGTGCCCATAAGCAATAATCCTGGGGATTATGGCAATTCACAGATAGCTGTAGGCCCATCGAAGTTTATAGGAATAGATAAGACACAGAACAATGCTGTTCAACAGGATGCCGCTAAGAAATTTTTGAATTGGTTAGTTTACAGCCAGACAGGACAGGATGCTCTTGTGAACAAAGCCAATGTTATACCTGCTTTTAAAAATATAACATTAGAGCCACAAGATCCTTTGGCTAAATCTATAGGACAATATATGAAGGAAAGTAATACATTAAAATTAGAGTTTAATACTATATTGCCACCAGACCACTGGTCAAAGTTAGGAGCTTCAATGCAAAAGTATTTGGCAGGCAAAATTGACAGAAAAGGCTTGATTGATGAAATAGAAAATTATTGGAAAAATGTTCAATAA
- a CDS encoding carbohydrate ABC transporter permease, with the protein MNQEKTLLAKLKTYLIFAGPTTFAFLTVIILPFLYGIYLTFTDWNGISATHAFVGFSNYLQAFNDKVFWTSFLLTLKYVFFTVILINVIAFFLAYMLTSGVKGQNFFRAGFFTPNLIGGILLGFIWQFIFSNILVYLGKSYNIPIFSGSWLSDPDKAFWALVIVTVWQYTGYMMVIYISGFMNIPRDLLEAASIDGANFYQRLKNVILPLMAPSFTISVFLTLQRGFMVYDINLALTNGGPYKSTELISLHIYNTAFLSQQYGIGQAEAFFLFFVVAAVTLLQVYFSKKLEVEN; encoded by the coding sequence GTGAATCAAGAGAAAACTTTATTGGCTAAACTCAAAACGTACTTGATATTTGCAGGACCTACTACCTTTGCTTTTCTCACAGTAATAATATTACCGTTTTTATATGGAATATATTTAACTTTTACTGATTGGAATGGTATTTCTGCTACGCATGCTTTTGTAGGTTTTTCAAATTATTTACAAGCGTTTAATGATAAAGTGTTTTGGACATCTTTTTTATTGACATTAAAATATGTATTTTTCACAGTAATATTAATTAATGTCATAGCTTTTTTCTTGGCTTATATGTTAACGAGTGGCGTAAAAGGTCAAAATTTCTTTAGAGCAGGGTTTTTTACTCCAAATTTGATAGGCGGAATATTGTTAGGTTTTATATGGCAATTTATTTTTTCAAACATTTTAGTATATTTGGGAAAATCATATAATATACCAATTTTCTCAGGTTCTTGGCTATCAGATCCTGACAAAGCTTTTTGGGCTTTGGTTATTGTGACAGTTTGGCAGTATACTGGTTATATGATGGTAATATATATTTCGGGTTTTATGAATATACCGAGAGATTTGTTAGAGGCGGCAAGTATAGACGGTGCAAATTTTTATCAAAGATTAAAAAATGTAATACTTCCGTTAATGGCGCCTTCTTTTACTATAAGTGTTTTTTTGACTTTACAACGAGGGTTTATGGTTTACGACATAAACTTGGCTTTGACAAATGGAGGGCCTTACAAAAGCACCGAGCTCATATCACTTCATATATATAACACTGCTTTTTTAAGTCAACAGTATGGTATTGGTCAAGCAGAGGCGTTTTTTCTCTTTTTTGTGGTAGCGGCTGTGACGTTGCTTCAAGTGTATTTTAGCAAAAAGCTGGAGGTGGAAAATTGA
- a CDS encoding carbohydrate ABC transporter permease: MEKNNRLLNGIKFFALSIFLVLYIFPFFIVLINSFKERKEILENPLKLPSVLNLSNYIDAFTKMNYMHAFLNSLIITAFSVFLITLLSSMTAYIFVRKKWKFNQFMFFFMVASMIIPFQGIMIPLVKIYGSIGMMNSKWALIYMYVGFGASLAVFMYHGFIKSIPLELEEAATIDGCSQLQTFFKIVFPLLKPVTTTIAILDILWIWNDFLLPYLVLMAPEQRTLPLSVFYFYGTYTIEYGPAMAALMLATIPVIIVYLLMQKQIIEGVLKGSIK; the protein is encoded by the coding sequence ATGGAAAAGAATAATCGCCTACTTAATGGAATAAAATTTTTTGCTTTAAGTATTTTTTTGGTACTTTATATATTTCCATTTTTTATAGTTTTAATTAATTCCTTTAAAGAGAGAAAGGAAATACTAGAAAACCCACTCAAGCTTCCGTCGGTGCTGAATTTAAGCAATTACATTGATGCTTTTACAAAAATGAATTATATGCATGCTTTTTTGAATTCTTTGATTATAACTGCTTTTAGTGTATTTTTGATTACATTGCTGTCATCAATGACTGCTTATATTTTTGTAAGAAAAAAGTGGAAGTTCAATCAGTTTATGTTCTTTTTTATGGTGGCGTCTATGATTATTCCTTTCCAAGGGATAATGATACCCCTTGTAAAAATATATGGTTCTATCGGGATGATGAATAGCAAATGGGCATTGATTTATATGTATGTAGGTTTTGGTGCATCTTTGGCTGTATTTATGTATCACGGTTTTATAAAGAGTATACCATTGGAATTAGAAGAGGCTGCTACTATTGATGGATGCAGCCAGCTTCAGACTTTCTTTAAAATTGTTTTTCCGCTTTTAAAGCCAGTAACAACAACAATAGCTATATTGGATATATTATGGATATGGAATGACTTTCTATTGCCATATTTAGTACTTATGGCACCAGAGCAGAGAACTTTACCGCTATCTGTTTTCTATTTTTATGGAACTTACACGATTGAATATGGGCCTGCTATGGCAGCTCTTATGTTAGCTACAATTCCTGTAATAATTGTATATTTACTAATGCAAAAGCAGATTATAGAAGGCGTTTTAAAGGGTTCAATAAAATAA
- a CDS encoding glycoside hydrolase family 32 protein, whose amino-acid sequence MELRNINDANKYIQANKSRLNLQYRLKYHLMGEYGWINDPNGFIYYKDNYHLFYQHNPYDAVWGPMHWGHAISKDLVKWTYLPIALVPGDDFDKDGCFSGSAIEKDDMLCLLYTGHIYTGPDKSKNYKQVQNLAYSKDGINFVKYSKNPVIGEKQIPEEASKKDFRDPKVFKNGQYYYMMLGSNDGKGHGQVLLYKSTNLKDWDFVNILARGNENTGYNWECPDLFELQGKYVLMVSTEHIKTRGNDFNSTHSSIYFIGDLDINKGIFKFDIDGYQQIDYGFDFYAPQTTSDKLGRRLMVAWMDMWGEVMPTQERGHNWAGAMTLPREILMVNSKLYFRPIKEIENYRKNHYKLINLKIDGEKNLDTYGDCYELEVEFEGGKAEEFGLKIRKGDNEETILSYKRDESLFIFDRNESGIGPKGERKINVALKNNKLKLRVFVDVSSVEIFINDGEKVMSGCHFSN is encoded by the coding sequence TTGGAATTGAGAAATATAAATGATGCAAATAAGTATATTCAAGCAAATAAGAGTAGATTAAATTTACAATATAGATTGAAATACCATCTAATGGGTGAATATGGTTGGATTAATGACCCTAATGGATTTATATATTACAAGGATAATTACCATTTGTTTTATCAGCACAACCCTTATGATGCAGTTTGGGGGCCGATGCATTGGGGGCATGCGATTAGTAAGGATTTGGTTAAATGGACTTATCTTCCAATAGCGTTAGTGCCGGGAGATGATTTTGACAAAGATGGGTGTTTTTCAGGTAGTGCCATTGAAAAAGACGATATGTTATGTTTGCTGTATACTGGACACATATATACAGGACCTGATAAGAGTAAAAATTATAAGCAGGTTCAAAATTTGGCTTACTCGAAAGATGGTATTAATTTCGTAAAATATAGTAAAAATCCTGTAATTGGAGAAAAGCAAATTCCAGAAGAAGCAAGTAAAAAGGATTTTAGAGACCCTAAAGTTTTTAAAAACGGACAATATTATTACATGATGTTAGGTTCAAATGATGGGAAGGGACACGGGCAGGTATTATTGTATAAATCAACAAATTTAAAAGATTGGGATTTTGTAAATATACTTGCGAGAGGGAATGAAAACACAGGTTACAATTGGGAATGTCCTGATTTATTTGAATTACAAGGTAAGTATGTACTGATGGTATCTACAGAACATATAAAGACTAGAGGGAATGATTTTAATAGTACTCACTCATCTATATATTTTATTGGAGATTTAGACATAAACAAAGGGATATTTAAGTTTGATATTGATGGTTATCAACAGATTGACTATGGATTTGACTTTTATGCTCCACAAACTACTAGTGATAAATTGGGAAGAAGGCTTATGGTTGCATGGATGGATATGTGGGGGGAAGTTATGCCAACACAGGAAAGAGGCCATAATTGGGCTGGAGCCATGACATTACCAAGGGAAATTTTAATGGTTAATAGTAAATTATATTTTAGGCCGATTAAAGAAATAGAAAACTACAGAAAAAATCATTATAAGCTTATAAACTTGAAGATAGATGGAGAAAAAAACTTAGACACATATGGTGACTGTTATGAACTTGAAGTTGAGTTTGAGGGGGGTAAAGCAGAGGAATTTGGTTTAAAAATAAGAAAAGGAGACAATGAAGAAACTATTTTATCATATAAAAGAGATGAATCATTATTTATATTTGACCGCAATGAATCAGGTATAGGACCTAAAGGAGAAAGGAAAATAAATGTAGCTTTAAAAAATAATAAACTTAAACTCAGAGTATTTGTAGATGTAAGTTCGGTTGAGATATTTATTAATGATGGGGAAAAAGTAATGAGTGGATGTCATTTCTCAAATTAA
- a CDS encoding DUF6431 domain-containing protein — protein MQIIFHVDNIEEYLHKGKDYNFPDPPDRCPYPDCKCRVKLKKHGFYYRYYLDGPNCIKIAIRRYICPVCKRTLSYLPDFCLPHFQYSFNMIVKSLKETLTREKTLSSFISDLKRNFPTILFSRQHIYFYTKRIMNNLSFIIYGLRQIDPYIKLSETDSQRERAREILDIISIVPLFSQRFYAHCQKSFLASLT, from the coding sequence ATGCAAATAATTTTCCATGTTGATAACATTGAAGAATATTTACATAAAGGTAAAGATTACAATTTTCCTGACCCACCAGATAGATGTCCTTATCCCGATTGCAAGTGTAGAGTAAAACTAAAAAAGCACGGGTTTTATTACCGTTACTATTTAGATGGACCTAACTGTATAAAAATAGCCATAAGAAGATATATATGTCCTGTGTGTAAAAGAACTCTTTCCTACCTTCCTGATTTCTGTCTTCCCCATTTTCAGTATTCTTTCAATATGATTGTAAAGTCTTTAAAAGAGACACTTACAAGAGAAAAAACTCTCAGTTCTTTCATAAGTGACTTAAAAAGAAACTTTCCCACCATACTATTTTCAAGACAGCATATATATTTTTACACCAAAAGGATAATGAATAATTTAAGTTTTATCATATACGGATTAAGGCAAATAGACCCTTACATAAAGTTATCTGAGACTGACTCACAAAGAGAGAGGGCCAGAGAGATTTTGGACATAATAAGCATTGTACCACTCTTCTCCCAACGGTTTTATGCTCATTGCCAAAAATCATTTCTGGCCTCTCTCACATAA
- a CDS encoding IS481 family transposase, translating to MLDEKAREAIALKRFSLISPVLNGQVKNQKEYFDALSDKPIEIPYLGMRRYTPKTLRGWLYQYLRGGIEALKPGYRSDRGKYRKINFELSEKIKQKKLEHPEMPNKLLYETLIGEGIISPDKVSLSTFYRFLKNIPVKSLDKEKEGKTKRFSHEFINELWQTDVMYGPYIKEGKTKRQTYLIAYIDDASRLCTYARFYYTQNFLALRDSFKEAVLRRGIPKMLYTDNGKIYRSTQFEYICASLGTSLIHAEPFSPHSKGKIERFFHTVRMRFLSTIDPTSIKSIDELNMMFFKWLEEDYNRKEHSSIGMSPLDFFMSQISRVNMCGDIDMLNECFLIRVNRKVNKDATLKVENILYETEEKFKGMRLEVRYDPQWLKDNTPLLLFHEGKKVGEAYKVNFHDNAKIPVEYIEDRKVVSENEDTVDFAAKPNSPVISFNDIID from the coding sequence ATGCTTGATGAAAAAGCGAGAGAAGCTATAGCATTAAAGAGATTTTCACTGATAAGTCCGGTGCTAAACGGACAGGTAAAAAATCAGAAAGAATATTTTGATGCTCTTTCCGATAAACCTATTGAGATACCTTATCTTGGAATGAGAAGATATACTCCCAAGACACTTAGAGGGTGGCTATATCAGTATTTAAGAGGCGGTATAGAAGCGTTAAAGCCGGGTTATCGAAGCGACAGAGGCAAATACAGAAAGATAAACTTTGAACTTTCAGAGAAAATAAAGCAAAAAAAGCTTGAACATCCTGAAATGCCAAACAAACTTCTTTATGAGACATTGATAGGAGAAGGAATAATCTCACCGGATAAAGTATCCCTTTCGACATTCTATAGGTTTTTGAAAAACATTCCTGTAAAATCTTTAGATAAAGAAAAAGAGGGTAAAACAAAGAGATTTTCCCATGAATTCATCAATGAACTGTGGCAGACTGATGTCATGTATGGGCCATATATTAAAGAAGGTAAAACAAAAAGGCAAACGTACCTTATTGCATATATAGATGATGCTTCCAGGCTGTGTACCTATGCTCGCTTTTACTATACCCAGAATTTTTTAGCTTTAAGAGACTCATTTAAAGAAGCAGTGCTAAGAAGGGGAATACCCAAAATGCTCTACACTGACAATGGAAAGATATATAGAAGCACTCAATTTGAATATATATGTGCATCATTAGGTACATCTCTTATTCATGCTGAGCCCTTTTCACCTCATTCAAAAGGGAAAATAGAAAGATTCTTTCATACGGTGAGAATGAGATTTTTAAGCACAATAGATCCTACATCCATAAAGAGTATAGATGAGCTCAATATGATGTTTTTTAAATGGCTGGAGGAGGATTACAACCGAAAAGAACATAGCAGTATTGGCATGAGTCCTTTAGATTTTTTCATGTCTCAAATATCAAGGGTAAATATGTGTGGTGACATAGATATGTTGAATGAATGTTTTCTCATAAGAGTAAATCGTAAAGTAAACAAAGATGCCACACTTAAAGTGGAAAATATACTTTACGAAACAGAAGAAAAGTTTAAAGGTATGCGCTTAGAAGTCAGATATGACCCGCAGTGGCTTAAGGATAATACACCCCTTTTACTTTTTCATGAAGGCAAAAAAGTAGGGGAAGCGTATAAGGTAAATTTTCATGATAATGCTAAAATTCCTGTAGAATATATCGAAGACAGAAAGGTTGTAAGCGAAAATGAAGATACTGTGGATTTTGCGGCAAAACCTAATTCCCCAGTAATATCCTTTAATGATATCATTGATTAA
- a CDS encoding ExeA family protein, whose amino-acid sequence MFTQYFGMKFNPFSKEISVNDLYISEDIAELNARLKYLQETRGIGLVVGEAGSGKSTALRKYAESLNRSTFKPCYFALSTLTVREFYQALAMILGETPSYKKVTLFHQIQRAITELYYSQKITPVIILDEIQLVSNDVLEDLRIIFNFNMDSQNPYILILSGQPHIRNKLALNVNSALRQRISIKYVMQGLKKEEIQDYIKTRMKIAGVMDDIFTPSAYEAIYSLTKGLPRIINNLVTASLLYAYSKRLREIDEEVIYQAQNEISL is encoded by the coding sequence ATGTTTACCCAATATTTTGGAATGAAATTTAATCCATTTTCTAAAGAGATAAGTGTAAACGACCTTTACATAAGTGAAGACATTGCTGAATTAAATGCCAGGCTAAAATATTTACAAGAAACAAGGGGTATAGGACTTGTCGTTGGGGAGGCGGGTTCAGGCAAATCTACCGCATTAAGAAAATATGCTGAAAGCCTCAATCGTTCTACATTTAAACCATGTTACTTTGCCCTTTCTACACTCACAGTGAGAGAATTCTATCAAGCATTGGCTATGATTTTAGGCGAAACCCCCTCATACAAAAAAGTAACGCTCTTTCACCAGATACAAAGAGCGATAACAGAACTTTATTACAGCCAGAAGATAACTCCTGTCATAATATTAGATGAAATACAACTGGTTTCTAATGATGTTCTTGAAGATTTGAGAATAATATTTAACTTTAATATGGATTCTCAAAACCCGTATATATTGATACTTTCAGGACAACCACACATAAGAAACAAACTAGCCTTGAATGTAAACAGTGCACTAAGGCAAAGAATTTCTATAAAGTATGTAATGCAAGGGCTAAAAAAAGAAGAAATTCAAGATTATATAAAAACAAGAATGAAAATAGCTGGAGTGATGGATGATATATTTACACCATCGGCATATGAAGCAATATATTCTCTAACAAAAGGGCTGCCAAGGATAATAAATAACCTGGTAACGGCTTCTCTTCTCTATGCGTATTCTAAAAGGCTAAGAGAAATAGATGAAGAAGTAATATACCAGGCACAAAATGAAATCAGTTTATGA
- a CDS encoding carbohydrate kinase family protein gives MCDVIALGELLIDFTPAGFSDNGNTLFEMNPGGAPANVLTAVTKLGGKGAFIGKVGDDQFGYFLKKVLENNQINTDGLKFTTKANTTLAFVHLDDKGDRSFTFYRNPGADTMLEEEDIELDLIEKGKIFHFGSLSMTDEPSRSATLKAIEYAKQNKKIISYDPNWRPPLWENETVAKKEMVLGLQYADIVKLSEDELQFLTGESNLEYGSKTLFDMGIKLVLVTLGAKGCYYRHTSGTGHIPAYRVNVVDTTGAGDAFLGGVLYNISKIDYPLDKLKTQELEKIIDFANATGGLCTTKRGAIPAMPTLEEVKYLLVHGVKSL, from the coding sequence ATGTGTGATGTTATAGCTTTAGGTGAGTTGCTGATTGATTTTACTCCTGCAGGGTTTTCTGATAATGGAAATACACTATTTGAAATGAATCCTGGGGGAGCACCTGCAAATGTGTTAACTGCTGTTACAAAATTAGGAGGAAAAGGTGCTTTTATAGGTAAAGTAGGTGATGACCAATTTGGATATTTTTTAAAAAAAGTGCTTGAAAATAATCAAATTAACACAGATGGTTTAAAATTTACTACAAAAGCAAATACAACTCTTGCTTTTGTACATCTTGATGACAAAGGAGACAGAAGCTTTACTTTTTATCGAAATCCGGGAGCTGACACAATGTTGGAAGAAGAGGATATTGAACTGGATTTAATAGAAAAAGGAAAAATATTTCATTTTGGGTCTTTATCTATGACAGATGAACCTTCGAGAAGTGCCACATTAAAAGCTATTGAATATGCAAAACAAAATAAAAAAATTATTTCATATGACCCAAATTGGAGACCACCTTTATGGGAAAATGAAACTGTTGCGAAAAAAGAAATGGTTTTGGGATTACAATATGCAGATATAGTGAAATTATCTGAAGACGAACTACAATTTCTGACGGGAGAATCAAACTTGGAATATGGCAGTAAAACATTATTTGATATGGGGATAAAACTAGTTTTAGTAACTTTAGGAGCAAAAGGTTGCTATTATAGACATACATCGGGCACAGGACATATACCTGCATATCGTGTAAATGTGGTAGATACAACAGGAGCTGGAGATGCTTTTTTAGGAGGAGTTCTTTATAATATATCAAAAATAGATTATCCCCTAGATAAATTAAAAACTCAAGAACTCGAAAAAATTATTGACTTTGCTAATGCTACCGGTGGACTATGCACAACTAAAAGAGGAGCAATTCCTGCAATGCCAACATTAGAAGAGGTAAAATATTTACTAGTACATGGTGTAAAATCGTTGTAA
- a CDS encoding LacI family DNA-binding transcriptional regulator → MPTIKDVAKKAGVTVTTVSRVLNNRGYISEVTRKKVYEAMKELNYQPNELARSLYRKKSYLIGLLIPNVAHPFFAELTGYIEYYAYQEGYKILLCNSGQDSSKEKEYIDMLKRHQVDGIIIGSHTLEAEQYLNVKLPIVAIDRYYSNIPYVASDNYKGGILATKLLIQKGCKKIAHISGPLILNTPANNRYKAFKEVATQENVEYFVVETKLNRFEIEEYKKIVRGLFKEHPDIDGIFASGDLIAASVISVAKELNKKIPQDLKIVGYDDINVANLVVPSLTTVRQPIKEIARKAIELILRQIDGEKVEKENILPITLIERETT, encoded by the coding sequence ATGCCAACTATAAAAGACGTAGCGAAAAAAGCAGGAGTTACAGTTACGACTGTATCGAGGGTTTTAAATAACAGAGGCTATATAAGCGAGGTAACGAGAAAAAAAGTTTATGAGGCGATGAAAGAGTTAAATTACCAGCCTAACGAGTTAGCAAGGTCCTTATACAGAAAAAAATCCTATTTAATAGGTTTATTAATTCCCAATGTAGCGCACCCTTTTTTTGCAGAATTGACCGGTTATATAGAATATTATGCTTATCAAGAAGGTTATAAAATTTTGTTGTGCAATTCTGGGCAAGATAGTAGCAAGGAAAAAGAGTATATAGATATGCTGAAAAGGCATCAAGTTGATGGTATAATTATTGGCAGTCATACCTTAGAAGCAGAGCAATATTTAAATGTGAAACTTCCTATTGTGGCAATTGATAGATATTATTCCAATATACCTTATGTAGCTTCAGACAATTATAAAGGTGGAATTTTGGCTACAAAACTTTTAATACAAAAGGGATGTAAAAAAATTGCTCACATAAGCGGCCCATTGATTTTGAATACACCGGCAAATAATCGTTATAAAGCGTTCAAAGAGGTAGCAACACAAGAGAATGTTGAGTATTTTGTTGTAGAAACAAAGTTAAACAGGTTTGAGATAGAAGAATATAAAAAAATAGTAAGAGGCCTTTTTAAAGAACATCCAGACATTGACGGTATATTTGCCAGTGGCGATTTAATCGCTGCTTCTGTAATAAGTGTGGCTAAAGAGTTAAATAAAAAAATACCTCAAGATTTGAAAATTGTAGGTTATGATGATATAAATGTCGCTAATTTGGTAGTTCCATCTTTAACAACCGTAAGACAACCAATTAAAGAAATAGCAAGAAAAGCTATTGAACTGATATTACGCCAAATAGATGGTGAAAAGGTGGAAAAAGAAAATATTTTGCCTATAACTCTGATAGAGAGGGAGACTACGTAA
- a CDS encoding bis-aminopropyl spermidine synthase family protein, producing MESLQDIAHQIYQKTGVMTSSKDVEKILSAAAATPHFWEIISLSQKPFSVVAEIIELLRQRNLLKVEKNGDIKFNSKGLEYLGSLKIAPKRTYTCHACEGRGINFSKLEDLIKKFDQVTVNRPKAISDYDQGFVTTQTVVGRIALLAERGDLEGKKLLVLGDDDLVSIAAGLSGMPTEIVVMEIDDRLVEYINEVANKYNLPIKAMKYDFRDKLPEEYVGYFDTFITDPPETIEALEICIGRGISALSKEGCAGYFGLTLIEASLEKWNVFQQILASKFKVVVTDIIHNFNHYVNWDYLLNTVGKQYEFVQVEPKLNWYRSSMYRIETLKDSKGIENEYKPCELYVDEEALIYRGDKA from the coding sequence ATGGAAAGTCTACAAGATATAGCGCACCAAATCTACCAAAAAACAGGGGTTATGACTTCCTCTAAGGATGTGGAAAAAATATTGTCAGCTGCTGCAGCAACTCCGCATTTTTGGGAGATTATATCCTTATCTCAAAAACCTTTTTCAGTTGTAGCAGAAATAATTGAGTTACTACGTCAAAGAAATTTGTTGAAAGTTGAGAAAAATGGAGATATAAAATTTAATTCTAAAGGTTTAGAATATCTTGGGAGTCTTAAAATAGCTCCAAAAAGAACATATACTTGTCACGCGTGTGAAGGACGAGGGATAAACTTTTCTAAATTAGAAGACTTGATCAAAAAATTTGACCAAGTGACAGTAAATCGCCCAAAAGCTATTAGCGATTATGACCAAGGTTTTGTTACGACACAAACAGTGGTGGGCAGAATAGCTCTCCTGGCTGAAAGAGGAGATTTAGAGGGGAAAAAGCTTTTAGTTTTAGGTGATGATGACCTTGTAAGTATAGCAGCAGGACTTTCAGGTATGCCAACGGAAATTGTTGTGATGGAAATAGACGATAGACTAGTGGAATACATCAATGAGGTGGCAAATAAATATAATCTGCCTATAAAAGCCATGAAATACGATTTTAGAGACAAACTACCAGAGGAATATGTAGGGTATTTTGATACTTTTATTACTGACCCGCCAGAGACTATAGAAGCTTTGGAAATTTGCATAGGAAGAGGGATTTCTGCTCTTTCCAAAGAAGGGTGTGCGGGGTATTTTGGACTGACGTTAATAGAGGCCTCATTGGAAAAGTGGAATGTTTTCCAGCAAATTTTAGCAAGTAAATTTAAAGTGGTAGTGACAGATATTATCCATAACTTTAATCATTATGTAAATTGGGACTATCTTTTAAATACAGTAGGTAAACAATATGAATTTGTGCAAGTAGAGCCAAAACTTAATTGGTACCGGTCTTCTATGTATCGTATAGAGACCTTAAAAGATTCAAAAGGAATTGAAAATGAATATAAACCTTGTGAATTATACGTAGACGAAGAAGCTTTAATATACAGAGGAGACAAAGCATAG